From Rana temporaria chromosome 7, aRanTem1.1, whole genome shotgun sequence, the proteins below share one genomic window:
- the LOC120946297 gene encoding olfactory receptor 1509-like, whose protein sequence is MKVDPSYFGSNQSNIPEFFLSGISSVYEVRLLLFMTFTVVYITTIFGNAIIVLVIQLDARLQTPMYFFLTNLSVLDICYSSVTVPKLLDVLLADNRRLPFAGCILQMYFFHVLASSEMFLLTAMAYDRYVAICDPLRYAVLMRRAVSLPLATCAWLGGLLHSTFHTAFILRLSFCGPNLMDNFFCDATPLIKLSCSDATLDEILLTVTPGILGPSCFTIVLLSYGYIIRSIVKIKSGEGRRKTFSTCASHLIVISIFYGTGIIVYLQPMSVYSSANRFITVFYAVITPMLNPIIYTLRNKDVKGAVQKLLFQQTIAQ, encoded by the coding sequence ATGAAAGTTGATCCGTCATATTTCGGCTCCAACCAAAGCAACATCCCGGAATTTTTCCTGTCCGGCATATCTTCAGTCTACGAGGTCCGGCTGCTTCTGTTCATGACGTTTACCGTTGTCTACATCACCACCATCTTCGGCAATGCCATCATCGTATTAGTCATACAGTTGGACGCTCGTCTGCAGACGCCGATGTATTTTTTCCTGACCAACCTTTCCGTTTTGGACATCTGTTACTCCTCAGTCACCGTCCCCAAATTGCTCGACGTCCTCCTTGCCGACAACAGGCGACTTCCATTCGCCGGCTGTATTTTGCAGATGTATTTCTTCCATGTCCTGGCAAGCTCAGAGATGTTTCTCCTCACCGCCATGGCCTACGATCGTTATGTGGCAATATGCGACCCCTTACGTTATGCGGTCCTAATGAGGAGGGCGGTAAGCCTGCCGCTTGCCACCTGTGCCTGGTTGGGTGGGCTCCTCCATTCCACCTTTCACACCGCCTTCATTTTGAGGCTTTCCTTCTGTGGACCCAATCTAATGGACAACTTTTTCTGTGACGCCACCCCGCTGATTAAGTTGTCGTGTTCGGATGCGACGCTTGACGAAATCCTGCTGACCGTGACGCCGGGAATTCTGGGTCCCTCCTGCTTTACAATCGTCCTCCTTTCTTATGGTTACATCATAAGAAGCATCGTGAAAATCAAATCCGGAGAAGGCCGGCGGAAGACCTTTTCCACGTGTGCCTCACATTTAATAGTGATTTCCATATTCTACGGCACGGGGATCATCGTCTATCTCCAGCCCATGTCTGTCTACTCATCTGCCAATCGCTTCATTACCGTTTTCTATGCCGTCATCACGCCCATGTTAAATCCGATCATCTATACACTGAGGAACAAGGACGTCAAAGGGGCCGTGCAAAAGCTTCTGTTCCAGCAGACCATTGCACAATAA